Proteins from a genomic interval of Polaribacter sejongensis:
- a CDS encoding alpha-ketoacid dehydrogenase subunit alpha/beta, translated as MSSKIDFIKPLSIHNDTLLSLYKYMLKPRLIEEKMLILLRQGKISKWFSGIGQEAISVGVTAALEKEEYILPMHRNLGVFTTREIPLHKLFSQWQGKMNGFTKGRDRSFHFGAQEYNIVGMISHLGPQLGVADGIALANLLKKNNKVCAVFSGDGATSEGDFHEALNVAAVWNLPVLFCIENNGYGLSTPSLEQFKCEHIADKGIGYGMESHIIDGNNILEVYSKVSQLAKSVREKPRPILLEFKTFRMRGHEEASGTKYVPQADLDFWAAKDPVENYQEFLKNEGILSEALEVFLKTEIVQEINEHLQIAFDEEKIIPNLETELNDVYQDDASNEITPSTKKKIIRFVDAISEGLEQSMEKHADLVIMGQDVAEYGGVFKVTDGFVAKFGKERIRNTPICESAIVSAAYGLSVNGMKAIVEMQFADFVSSGFNPIVNLLAKSHYRWQQKADVVIRMPCGADIGAGPFHSQTNEAWFTKTPGLKVVYPAFPQDAKGLLIAAINEPNPVLFFEHKALYRSVYQEVSENYFTTEIGKAALLKEGTQLTIISYGAAIHWVLEVLENNKHISADVIDLRTLQPLDVETIYTSVKKTGKAIVVQEDSLFGGISSDISALINENCYEHLDAPVKRVASLETPIPFDKNLENQYLPKNRIEKAILSLIEY; from the coding sequence ATGTCTTCAAAAATTGATTTTATTAAACCTCTTTCCATTCATAACGATACGTTATTAAGCCTCTATAAATACATGTTAAAACCTCGCTTAATCGAGGAAAAAATGCTAATTCTCTTAAGGCAAGGGAAAATATCTAAATGGTTTTCAGGAATTGGTCAAGAAGCAATTTCAGTTGGTGTTACAGCAGCTTTAGAAAAAGAGGAGTATATTTTACCAATGCACAGAAATTTAGGAGTTTTTACTACTAGAGAAATCCCTTTGCATAAATTATTTTCTCAATGGCAAGGAAAAATGAACGGCTTTACAAAAGGTAGAGATAGAAGTTTTCATTTTGGTGCACAAGAATACAATATTGTAGGCATGATCTCTCATTTAGGTCCACAATTAGGTGTTGCAGACGGAATTGCATTGGCTAACTTATTAAAGAAAAATAACAAAGTATGTGCTGTTTTTTCTGGTGATGGCGCCACGAGTGAAGGTGATTTTCATGAAGCGCTAAATGTAGCTGCTGTCTGGAATTTACCTGTGCTATTTTGTATTGAAAACAATGGTTACGGCTTATCTACACCTTCTTTAGAGCAATTTAAATGCGAACATATTGCAGATAAAGGTATTGGTTACGGAATGGAAAGCCATATTATTGATGGCAATAATATTTTAGAAGTATATTCAAAAGTTAGTCAATTAGCAAAAAGTGTCAGAGAAAAACCAAGACCAATTTTATTAGAGTTTAAAACGTTTAGAATGCGCGGGCACGAAGAGGCGAGTGGCACTAAATATGTTCCGCAAGCGGATTTAGATTTTTGGGCAGCCAAAGATCCTGTAGAAAATTATCAAGAGTTTCTTAAAAATGAAGGAATCTTATCCGAAGCACTAGAGGTTTTTCTTAAAACAGAAATAGTTCAGGAGATAAATGAACACTTACAAATAGCTTTTGATGAGGAAAAAATAATTCCGAATTTAGAAACGGAACTCAATGACGTGTATCAAGATGATGCATCTAATGAAATTACACCTTCAACAAAAAAGAAAATCATTCGATTTGTAGACGCTATTTCTGAAGGCTTAGAACAATCCATGGAAAAACATGCCGACTTAGTAATCATGGGGCAAGATGTTGCAGAATATGGTGGTGTTTTTAAAGTTACAGATGGTTTTGTAGCAAAATTTGGAAAAGAGCGTATTCGTAATACACCTATATGTGAGTCTGCCATTGTTTCTGCCGCGTATGGCTTATCTGTAAACGGAATGAAAGCAATAGTTGAAATGCAATTTGCAGATTTTGTTTCTTCTGGCTTTAACCCGATTGTAAATTTATTGGCAAAATCTCATTATAGATGGCAACAAAAAGCCGATGTTGTTATAAGAATGCCTTGTGGGGCAGATATAGGCGCAGGTCCTTTTCATAGCCAAACCAATGAAGCTTGGTTTACTAAAACTCCTGGTTTAAAAGTTGTGTATCCTGCATTTCCACAAGACGCAAAAGGATTATTAATTGCAGCGATTAACGAGCCTAACCCGGTACTTTTTTTTGAGCATAAAGCATTATATAGATCTGTTTATCAAGAAGTATCAGAAAATTATTTTACTACAGAAATTGGAAAAGCAGCACTTTTAAAAGAAGGAACGCAGCTTACAATAATCAGTTACGGAGCAGCAATACATTGGGTTTTAGAGGTTTTAGAAAACAACAAACATATTTCTGCAGATGTTATAGACTTAAGAACTCTACAACCTTTAGATGTAGAAACAATTTATACATCCGTTAAAAAAACAGGTAAAGCTATTGTAGTTCAAGAAGATTCTTTGTTTGGCGGAATTTCGAGTGATATTTCTGCTTTAATCAACGAAAACTGTTATGAACACCTAGATGCCCCCGTAAAAAGAGTCGCTAGTTTAGAAACTCCAATTCCGTTTGATAAAAATTTAGAAAATCAATATTTACCTAAAAACAGAATAGAAAAAGCTATTTTAAGTTTAATTGAATATTAA
- a CDS encoding Lrp/AsnC family transcriptional regulator — protein sequence MKKFILDEIDHQILDVLIENARTPFTDIAKQLLVSAGTIHVRVKKMEDEGIIQGSTLTLNYEKMGYSFIAHVGVYLEKTSMTQNVIADLRNIPNVTVAYVTAGKYNIFCKVRAKGTNDAKDIIYRIDDIPGVNRTETMIALEESINDKKRMMHEIFQQL from the coding sequence ATGAAAAAATTTATATTAGACGAAATAGATCATCAGATTTTAGATGTGTTAATTGAAAATGCAAGGACTCCTTTTACCGATATTGCAAAACAACTATTGGTATCTGCAGGTACCATTCACGTACGTGTAAAAAAAATGGAAGATGAAGGTATTATTCAAGGATCTACGCTTACTTTAAACTATGAGAAAATGGGGTATTCTTTCATAGCACATGTAGGTGTGTATCTAGAAAAAACCTCTATGACTCAGAATGTTATTGCAGATTTAAGAAACATTCCAAACGTTACTGTAGCCTATGTAACTGCTGGAAAATACAATATTTTTTGTAAAGTAAGAGCAAAAGGTACTAATGATGCAAAAGACATTATTTACAGAATAGACGATATTCCTGGAGTAAATAGAACAGAAACAATGATTGCTTTAGAAGAAAGCATCAATGATAAAAAGAGAATGATGCACGAGATTTTTCAACAACTGTAA
- a CDS encoding M14 family zinc carboxypeptidase produces MNTLPIDFLENIYSVEKENALQGKWITYKDIENLFSKYASKFEVSKIGTSEEDRPIHQLKIGTGSKKILLWSQMHGNESTGTRALFDLFNCILNSSESTFTKILEECTLVFIPMLNPDGALAYTRVNANNVDLNRDAVNREAKESRLLRSILEDFNPQFCFNLHDQRTIFSVEGTKNPATISFLAPSEEITRGLTKGRIATMDVIVSMNAMLQNVIPNFIGRYTDEFYPTATGDNFQKLGYNTILIESGHYPDDYDREESRKYTFFSILQGLHHIANSNSFINYEDYFNIPNNDKIFYDVIHRYADHKQDVAYQYEDKIIEGKFVSKLNKVDENSLISKIGHCEIVFEDKKV; encoded by the coding sequence ATGAATACTTTACCAATCGATTTTTTAGAAAATATTTATTCCGTAGAAAAAGAAAATGCGCTACAAGGAAAATGGATTACCTATAAAGACATCGAAAATTTATTTTCTAAATACGCTTCAAAATTTGAGGTTTCAAAAATTGGTACTTCAGAAGAAGACAGACCTATTCATCAATTAAAAATTGGTACGGGCTCTAAAAAAATATTATTATGGTCTCAAATGCACGGAAACGAAAGCACAGGTACAAGAGCATTGTTTGATCTTTTTAACTGTATTTTAAATTCATCTGAGAGTACTTTTACAAAAATACTAGAAGAATGTACGTTGGTTTTTATACCGATGTTAAACCCAGATGGCGCACTTGCATACACTAGAGTTAATGCCAATAATGTTGATTTAAATAGAGATGCCGTAAATAGAGAAGCAAAAGAAAGCAGACTATTGCGCAGCATTCTAGAAGATTTTAATCCGCAGTTTTGTTTCAACCTACACGATCAGAGAACTATTTTTAGCGTAGAAGGAACTAAAAACCCTGCAACGATATCTTTTTTAGCTCCTTCGGAAGAAATTACAAGAGGACTTACAAAAGGGAGGATAGCTACTATGGATGTGATTGTAAGCATGAATGCGATGCTACAGAACGTGATTCCTAATTTTATTGGTAGATATACGGATGAATTTTACCCGACAGCTACAGGAGATAATTTTCAAAAATTAGGATATAACACTATTTTAATTGAATCTGGTCATTATCCGGATGACTACGACAGGGAAGAGTCTAGAAAATATACTTTCTTTTCTATATTACAAGGACTGCATCACATAGCAAACTCAAATTCGTTTATCAATTATGAGGATTATTTTAACATTCCGAATAATGATAAAATTTTCTACGATGTTATTCATAGATATGCTGATCATAAACAAGACGTTGCATACCAATATGAAGACAAAATAATAGAAGGGAAATTTGTCTCAAAATTAAACAAAGTAGATGAAAATAGTTTAATTTCTAAGATTGGACACTGCGAAATCGTTTTCGAAGATAAAAAAGTTTAA
- a CDS encoding helix-turn-helix domain-containing protein, translating into MVNISEFTTRLKQVMEFHQLSASMFADKVGVQRSSISHILSGRNKPSLDFILKVTTEFNDVDMYWLLNGKGSFPKNAEPKAATAPTFFNDTSPETVGKKIQRIVVFYSDGTFDEYQK; encoded by the coding sequence ATGGTAAACATATCTGAATTTACTACACGTTTAAAACAAGTGATGGAATTTCATCAATTATCTGCCTCTATGTTTGCAGATAAGGTTGGCGTACAACGCTCCAGTATTTCCCATATCCTATCCGGAAGAAATAAACCAAGTTTAGACTTTATCCTAAAAGTAACTACAGAATTTAATGATGTAGATATGTATTGGTTGCTGAACGGAAAAGGTAGTTTTCCAAAAAATGCAGAACCGAAGGCAGCTACTGCTCCAACTTTTTTTAACGACACTTCGCCTGAAACTGTTGGAAAAAAAATACAACGTATTGTCGTTTTTTATTCTGATGGTACTTTTGATGAATATCAGAAATGA
- a CDS encoding HipA family kinase has translation MNTIDIRTVNVVQYLQPLREGGSLPAIVKADDGFLYVLKFRGAGQGKKALISEFIGGELARAIGLHVPELVFMNLDDSFSKTEPDEEIQDLLKFSVGLNLGLHFLSSAITYDPLVSEVDEFTASKVVLLDSLISNIDRTAKNANLLSWNNELWIIDNGASFYFHHNWATWENHLTRTFPLIKDHVLLPKATKLQNAASEIKLVINNAVIEDIVANIPEDWLINEGDVLKPEEIRAAYIQFLNAKLLMIDELVKEAENAR, from the coding sequence ATGAATACAATTGATATTAGAACCGTAAATGTTGTGCAATACTTACAACCTTTACGAGAAGGCGGATCTTTGCCTGCAATCGTAAAAGCTGACGATGGCTTTTTATACGTACTTAAATTTAGAGGTGCAGGTCAAGGTAAAAAAGCATTGATCTCAGAATTTATAGGAGGAGAACTAGCAAGAGCAATTGGCCTACATGTTCCTGAACTCGTTTTTATGAATTTAGACGATTCTTTTAGTAAAACAGAACCTGATGAAGAAATTCAGGATTTATTAAAATTTAGTGTCGGTTTAAATTTAGGATTGCATTTTTTATCGAGCGCAATTACGTATGATCCTTTAGTTTCTGAGGTTGATGAATTTACAGCTTCTAAAGTAGTGCTTTTAGACAGTTTGATTAGTAATATTGATAGAACTGCAAAAAATGCAAACCTGCTAAGTTGGAATAATGAACTTTGGATTATTGATAATGGAGCCAGTTTTTACTTTCATCATAATTGGGCGACTTGGGAAAACCATTTGACAAGAACTTTTCCTTTAATAAAAGACCATGTACTTTTACCTAAAGCAACCAAATTACAAAATGCAGCATCAGAAATTAAACTAGTTATTAATAACGCTGTAATAGAAGATATCGTTGCTAACATTCCTGAAGATTGGTTAATTAATGAAGGCGATGTTTTAAAGCCAGAAGAAATAAGAGCTGCGTACATTCAATTTTTAAATGCGAAACTTTTAATGATAGACGAACTAGTTAAAGAAGCAGAAAATGCAAGATAA
- a CDS encoding DUF3037 domain-containing protein, protein MQDKVTFEYAIIRLVPKVEREEFFNIGVILFSKRKKFLDIKYHINADKLKALAPELELEILNNYLNAWKLICEGKVAGGKIGEFEISDRFRWLAACRSTIIQSSKTHPGLCDEPEKDLNDIFDKYVL, encoded by the coding sequence ATGCAAGATAAAGTTACATTTGAATATGCTATTATTAGATTGGTACCAAAAGTAGAACGCGAAGAATTCTTTAATATAGGAGTCATATTATTTTCTAAACGAAAAAAGTTCTTGGATATAAAATACCACATCAATGCTGATAAACTAAAAGCATTAGCACCAGAATTAGAGTTAGAGATTTTAAACAACTATTTAAATGCTTGGAAACTAATTTGTGAAGGAAAAGTTGCAGGTGGTAAAATTGGTGAATTTGAAATATCAGATCGTTTTAGATGGTTAGCGGCCTGCAGAAGCACCATTATACAGAGTTCTAAAACGCATCCGGGTTTATGTGATGAGCCCGAGAAAGATTTGAATGATATTTTTGACAAATATGTTTTGTAA
- a CDS encoding mechanosensitive ion channel family protein gives MELLKTILEFELFSFEEYSLKIGALCLVLLIYLVTKVALWLLKKSLFRNKSVDEFSKGNTYSLFQIIKYIIWVLSFGFMLEALGIEVTLLIAGSAALLVGVGLGLQQTFNDVISGIILLSERSIRISDVLEIDGDTVKIQEIGLRTSKGLNTDDISIIIPNSLITTNKVINWSHQANLNRFRIDIRVSYNCDVEFVIKILEESAREHAEVSINKKVEARLLSFGESSLNFQVLFYSSTIFRSDRMKSDIRRVIRRKFVENNIAIPFPQMDVHVKTK, from the coding sequence ATGGAATTATTAAAGACAATTTTAGAATTTGAACTCTTTAGTTTTGAAGAATACAGCTTAAAAATAGGTGCTTTATGCCTAGTGCTATTAATTTACTTAGTTACAAAAGTTGCTTTGTGGTTGTTAAAAAAATCTTTATTTAGAAATAAAAGTGTAGATGAGTTTAGTAAAGGAAATACCTATTCATTATTCCAGATTATAAAATATATAATTTGGGTACTTTCATTTGGTTTTATGTTAGAGGCCTTAGGTATTGAAGTAACCCTTTTAATAGCAGGGTCTGCAGCATTATTAGTTGGGGTTGGACTTGGTTTACAACAAACGTTTAATGATGTTATTTCTGGTATTATTTTGCTTTCTGAAAGGTCTATTAGAATTTCAGATGTTTTAGAAATTGATGGAGATACTGTGAAAATACAAGAGATTGGTTTGCGAACATCCAAAGGATTAAATACAGACGATATTTCTATTATTATCCCTAATTCTTTAATCACTACTAATAAAGTAATTAATTGGAGTCATCAAGCTAATTTGAATCGTTTTAGAATTGATATTAGAGTTTCTTACAATTGTGATGTAGAATTTGTAATTAAAATTCTAGAAGAAAGCGCTAGAGAGCATGCGGAAGTTAGTATAAATAAAAAGGTAGAAGCACGATTATTGAGTTTTGGAGAATCGTCTTTAAATTTTCAAGTATTGTTTTATAGTAGTACCATTTTTAGATCTGATAGAATGAAAAGTGACATCCGTAGAGTTATAAGGCGTAAGTTTGTAGAAAATAACATTGCAATTCCTTTTCCACAAATGGATGTACATGTTAAAACGAAGTAA
- a CDS encoding winged helix-turn-helix transcriptional regulator — protein sequence MNLIGTKWKPLVLFHLLKGGLRSGILQKHIEGISNKMFTQTVRELEKDGLISRKVYPVVPPKVEYTLTKRGQSLEGILRSLDKWGLEDIKQ from the coding sequence ATGAATTTAATTGGCACAAAGTGGAAACCTTTAGTTTTGTTTCATTTACTAAAAGGAGGATTGCGTTCAGGTATTTTACAAAAACATATTGAAGGTATTTCTAACAAAATGTTTACACAAACTGTAAGAGAATTAGAAAAAGATGGATTGATTTCTAGGAAAGTCTACCCTGTTGTTCCGCCAAAGGTGGAATATACATTAACCAAAAGAGGACAATCTTTAGAAGGTATTTTGAGGAGTTTAGACAAATGGGGATTAGAGGATATTAAGCAATAA
- a CDS encoding VOC family protein gives MKTKQEYPKSFSHIGLTVPNIKEAVKFYSEVMGWYIIMEPSVVKKETAIGLMCIDVFGEDWEEFEIAHLSTSDGIGVELFSFPQGIKEAPEFNPFNTGLFHFCIQDPNIEELVDEIVAYGGKQRMPIREYYPKDKPFKMCYVEDPFGIVFEVYTHSYELTYSSGAYAK, from the coding sequence ATGAAAACAAAACAAGAGTACCCAAAATCATTTTCACATATAGGTCTTACCGTTCCAAATATTAAAGAAGCAGTAAAATTTTATTCAGAAGTAATGGGTTGGTATATTATTATGGAGCCTTCTGTAGTTAAAAAAGAAACTGCCATTGGTTTAATGTGTATTGATGTTTTTGGTGAAGATTGGGAAGAATTCGAAATCGCACATTTATCTACTTCAGACGGAATTGGAGTTGAGTTATTTTCATTTCCACAAGGCATAAAAGAAGCACCAGAATTTAATCCTTTTAATACAGGGCTTTTTCACTTTTGTATTCAAGATCCAAATATCGAAGAATTAGTTGATGAAATAGTTGCTTACGGAGGCAAACAAAGAATGCCAATTAGAGAATATTATCCAAAAGATAAACCTTTTAAAATGTGTTATGTAGAAGATCCTTTCGGAATCGTTTTTGAAGTGTATACACATAGTTACGAGTTAACCTATTCTTCTGGAGCGTATGCAAAATAA
- a CDS encoding B12-binding domain-containing radical SAM protein, with translation MSINTLLITPPFTQLNTAYPATAYIKGFLDSKDVPTTQMDLSIELFTAVFTKEFIDAIFKQAAMLGNKELPLVWKQKEEYINKVDSVMDYLRVQEVTAAYQIVHKDYLPHGHRRIKLDKDLSTEFGKLGILDKAKHIATLFVEELGDFINVNVDEFFSFTRYAEQIGRAASSFDVLDDCLQFETTLIEDEMLYILDEKLQQNSYDLICFTVPFPGNLFSALRCAQFIKQNYPEIKIGMGGGYCNTELRRLSDPRIFDFVDFITLDDGEGPLLKITEFLGGKIGEESLERTYICRDNKVIYANKLPNTIFHHKNLPAPSYIGLPTEKYLSFLDVMNPMHRMWSDGKWNKLTISHGCYWKQCSFCDVTLDYIGNYENTTAEDLVNKIEKIISETGITGFHFVDEAAPPKMLRALANKLMERKVYITWWTNIRFEKTFTPELCALLSKSGCIAVTGGLEVASDRLLAKMKKGVDIGQVARVTKAFSDENIMVHAYLMFGFPTETAQETIDSLEVVRQLFYHNCIQSAFWHQFACTSHSPVGKNPDEFEINIIGPEFKGFAENDLYHEDPTGAEHHLYSQGLNSALNNYLNHKGFEIPLHEYFDFKVPKITLENTLIANYLKV, from the coding sequence ATGTCTATAAACACACTTTTAATTACTCCGCCTTTTACACAATTAAACACGGCGTATCCTGCAACCGCATACATCAAAGGATTTTTAGATTCTAAAGACGTACCCACAACACAAATGGATTTAAGTATCGAGTTGTTTACGGCTGTGTTTACCAAAGAATTTATAGACGCTATTTTTAAACAAGCAGCAATGTTGGGCAATAAAGAATTGCCTTTGGTTTGGAAACAAAAGGAAGAATACATTAATAAAGTAGATTCTGTAATGGATTATTTGCGAGTGCAAGAAGTTACAGCTGCATATCAAATAGTACATAAAGATTATTTACCACACGGACATAGGCGAATAAAATTAGATAAAGATTTAAGTACTGAGTTTGGGAAATTAGGAATATTAGACAAAGCAAAACATATTGCTACCTTGTTTGTAGAAGAATTGGGTGATTTCATCAATGTGAATGTAGATGAATTTTTCTCCTTTACACGCTATGCAGAACAAATTGGTAGAGCTGCTTCTAGTTTTGATGTGTTAGACGACTGCTTACAGTTTGAAACTACGTTGATAGAAGACGAAATGTTGTATATTTTAGATGAGAAATTACAACAAAATTCGTATGATTTAATCTGTTTTACAGTTCCTTTTCCTGGTAATTTATTTTCTGCTTTGCGATGTGCGCAGTTTATAAAACAAAATTATCCAGAGATTAAAATAGGAATGGGTGGTGGTTATTGTAACACCGAATTAAGAAGATTATCAGACCCAAGAATTTTTGATTTTGTAGATTTTATCACTTTAGATGATGGTGAAGGTCCGTTGTTAAAAATTACAGAATTTTTAGGCGGAAAAATAGGAGAGGAGTCTTTAGAGAGAACTTATATCTGTAGAGATAACAAAGTGATTTATGCAAATAAATTGCCAAATACCATTTTCCATCATAAGAATTTACCAGCGCCAAGTTATATTGGTTTGCCTACAGAAAAGTATTTGTCTTTTTTAGATGTAATGAATCCGATGCATAGAATGTGGTCTGACGGAAAATGGAACAAACTCACTATTTCTCATGGTTGTTATTGGAAGCAATGTTCTTTTTGTGATGTAACTTTAGATTATATTGGTAATTACGAAAACACAACCGCAGAAGATTTAGTAAATAAAATTGAAAAAATAATTTCAGAAACAGGTATTACAGGTTTTCATTTTGTGGATGAAGCTGCGCCTCCAAAAATGCTAAGAGCTTTAGCAAACAAGTTAATGGAGCGAAAAGTGTACATTACTTGGTGGACAAATATTCGTTTCGAAAAAACGTTTACACCAGAATTATGTGCTTTACTTTCTAAATCTGGTTGTATTGCCGTAACTGGCGGATTAGAAGTTGCATCTGATAGATTGTTGGCAAAGATGAAAAAAGGTGTAGATATCGGTCAAGTTGCACGAGTTACCAAGGCTTTTTCTGATGAAAATATTATGGTACATGCGTATTTAATGTTTGGTTTTCCTACAGAAACAGCGCAAGAAACCATCGATTCTTTAGAAGTTGTGCGTCAGTTATTTTATCATAATTGTATTCAATCTGCATTTTGGCATCAATTTGCGTGTACAAGCCACAGTCCGGTTGGTAAAAATCCTGATGAATTTGAAATTAATATTATTGGTCCGGAATTTAAAGGTTTTGCAGAAAATGATTTGTATCACGAAGATCCAACAGGAGCAGAGCATCATTTATACAGCCAAGGATTAAATTCTGCTTTAAATAATTACTTAAATCACAAAGGATTTGAAATTCCTTTACACGAATATTTCGATTTTAAAGTTCCTAAAATAACTTTAGAAAATACATTAATAGCAAATTATTTAAAAGTGTAA
- a CDS encoding HNH endonuclease, with the protein MKRFNNIELIQHLVDSPNWNLIECFMNEFRSKVDSTFICNTVQIKHKKEFKYEFQLKDTKEKSKDFFGTHKRHEFALSLGKKHFTFYIRLWFDKFEEKKDFTYLKVTPTNSKNKEIEKSKKEGYIKEVKSPEDINELINFIFFKCLGNYIEKPINKKIETIKSQEKYRQELEKEIEESIKLTKNERLKKSANYNKIPKQIIINKVDYQRNPFVIIDALKRAKGKCEKCNKDAPFIRDKNNSPYLEVHHKIPLSEKGEDTLKNVAALCPNCHRHAHYGKSTY; encoded by the coding sequence GTGAAAAGATTCAACAACATAGAGTTAATTCAGCATTTGGTAGATTCACCAAACTGGAACTTAATTGAGTGTTTTATGAATGAATTTCGATCAAAAGTTGATTCTACTTTTATCTGTAATACCGTTCAAATAAAACATAAAAAAGAATTTAAATATGAATTTCAGTTAAAGGATACAAAGGAGAAATCTAAAGATTTTTTTGGAACACATAAAAGACATGAATTTGCACTTTCTCTAGGGAAAAAGCATTTCACTTTTTACATTAGATTATGGTTTGATAAATTTGAAGAAAAAAAAGATTTTACATATCTAAAGGTTACACCTACTAATAGTAAAAACAAAGAAATAGAGAAGTCTAAAAAAGAAGGCTATATAAAAGAAGTTAAATCCCCAGAAGACATTAATGAATTAATTAACTTTATATTTTTTAAATGCTTAGGTAACTACATTGAAAAACCAATAAATAAGAAGATTGAAACTATTAAGAGTCAAGAAAAATATCGACAAGAACTCGAAAAAGAAATTGAGGAATCTATAAAATTAACTAAAAACGAAAGGCTAAAAAAATCGGCTAATTACAATAAAATTCCAAAACAAATAATTATAAATAAAGTTGATTATCAAAGAAATCCATTTGTTATAATTGATGCTTTGAAAAGAGCAAAAGGAAAGTGTGAAAAATGTAATAAAGACGCTCCTTTTATCAGGGATAAAAACAATTCTCCATATCTTGAAGTTCATCATAAAATACCATTATCTGAAAAAGGAGAAGACACTTTAAAAAACGTAGCAGCTTTATGTCCAAATTGCCATAGACATGCGCACTACGGAAAGAGTACATATTAA
- a CDS encoding tRNA-uridine aminocarboxypropyltransferase, with product MPVEIKETRIKCYKCMRSSSTCICEHINTLQTQTRFVILMHPKEYKKEKKGTGYMTNLQLENSEIIVGVDFTNNKRINEILAKENSTFFLLYPGKESFNLSTSNNTETQTVIGTNAHIFILDGTWPCARKMLKLSTNLQALKRVSFDNQIKSKFIIKQQPDPLCLSTIESVYTVLNLLKEADLEQCNTKKFLIPFYKMIAYQLEYTLDPTSKNYGAAENSAEISKNLYKKTTERSIIFEQ from the coding sequence TTGCCAGTAGAGATAAAAGAAACGAGAATAAAATGTTACAAATGCATGCGGTCTTCAAGTACTTGTATTTGCGAGCATATTAATACATTGCAAACTCAGACACGATTTGTTATTTTGATGCACCCAAAGGAATATAAAAAAGAAAAAAAAGGAACCGGCTATATGACGAATCTTCAACTTGAAAATTCAGAAATAATAGTAGGTGTCGATTTTACTAATAATAAACGGATCAATGAAATATTAGCAAAAGAAAATAGTACGTTTTTCTTATTATATCCGGGTAAAGAAAGCTTTAATTTATCGACAAGTAATAATACTGAAACGCAAACGGTTATAGGAACTAATGCACATATTTTTATTTTGGATGGCACTTGGCCTTGCGCTCGTAAAATGCTAAAATTGAGCACCAACTTGCAAGCCCTAAAAAGAGTGAGTTTTGATAATCAGATTAAATCGAAATTTATTATTAAGCAACAGCCAGATCCTCTTTGTTTAAGCACCATAGAGTCGGTTTATACAGTTTTAAACTTATTAAAAGAAGCCGACTTAGAGCAATGTAATACCAAAAAATTTTTGATTCCTTTTTATAAAATGATAGCATATCAACTAGAATATACGCTAGACCCAACTAGTAAAAACTATGGTGCTGCAGAAAATAGCGCAGAAATTTCCAAGAACCTGTATAAAAAAACTACAGAGCGAAGTATCATTTTTGAACAGTAA